A genomic stretch from Arachis stenosperma cultivar V10309 chromosome 3, arast.V10309.gnm1.PFL2, whole genome shotgun sequence includes:
- the LOC130967924 gene encoding uncharacterized protein LOC130967924 translates to MSSSIRARAWSVAASVGVVEAMKDQLGICRWNYAFRSAQQHVKNRVGSFSQTMKLSSSSSSSAMVATAKLREEKAKQSEESLRTVMYLSSWGPN, encoded by the coding sequence ATGAGTTCTTCGATCAGAGCAAGAGCATGGAGCGTCGCAGCTAGTGTTGGAGTTGTGGAGGCCATGAAGGATCAATTAGGTATATGCAGGTGGAACTACGCATTCAGATCTGCACAACAGCACGTCAAGAATCGTGTTGGTTCTTTCTCTCAGACAATGaaactctcttcttcttcttcttcctcggCTATGGTGGCCACCGCAAAGTTGAGAGAAGAAAAGGCGAAACAATCAGAGGAGTCTCTCAGGACAGTCATGTACTTAAGTTCTTGGGGTCCTAACTAA